The following are encoded in a window of Lactobacillus panisapium genomic DNA:
- a CDS encoding BspA family leucine-rich repeat surface protein, with protein sequence MANRRKKINLSKKLLVSSAIAGIIGGTAVTLFPTQAGYIQTVQAKKKKPHYSSIINISRFSENNDCLLKYDVTTKTLHIKEGANSNTLGRTPIYRAVYDAKKHISKRNMFKPTDIEHISIDSQIKLPRNSSLLFGRLYKLQDISGLDKVDTGDVDSFEKLFYKDKSLQSLDLSSWDISSIGYAGASEMFSGAKSLTQINLTNWDDIPDTDMLSGLDTTKVKIIGFDDED encoded by the coding sequence ATGGCAAATAGACGTAAGAAAATTAATTTGAGCAAAAAGCTGTTAGTTAGTTCCGCAATTGCCGGAATTATTGGCGGGACCGCGGTCACGCTTTTTCCCACGCAAGCGGGCTATATCCAGACCGTGCAGGCTAAAAAGAAGAAACCGCACTATAGTTCAATAATTAATATTAGTAGATTTTCTGAAAACAATGACTGCCTTCTAAAATATGATGTGACAACTAAGACTTTGCATATTAAAGAAGGGGCTAACAGCAATACGTTAGGGAGGACCCCAATTTATCGGGCAGTTTACGATGCGAAAAAGCATATCTCTAAAAGAAATATGTTTAAGCCTACTGATATTGAACACATCAGTATTGATAGTCAGATTAAATTACCAAGAAATTCTAGCCTTTTGTTTGGTAGATTATACAAGCTGCAAGATATTAGCGGTCTTGATAAAGTAGATACCGGTGATGTTGATAGTTTTGAGAAATTATTTTATAAAGATAAAAGTTTACAAAGCTTAGATTTGAGTTCATGGGACATAAGTTCTATAGGCTATGCTGGAGCTAGCGAAATGTTTTCCGGCGCAAAGTCATTAACTCAGATTAATCTAACCAATTGGGATGATATCCCAGATACTGACATGCTTTCTGGTCTTGATACCACCAAAGTCAAGATTATCGGCTTTGATGATGAAGATTAA
- a CDS encoding NAD(P)H-binding protein — MKYAVTAATGNFGQLAVKYLSQLTSSKDIVVVARNREKAEKLFPNFEIRIGDYDKQTSITKALQGIDRVLFISSQPGGKVDRKVQHQNVVNAIQANHVSFVAYTSFAHAQSSPTPLAQDHKLTEDMIIKTNIAHSFLRNNWYLENEAGFFASAKEAQKAVYWADNCAGWALESEYAQAAANVLTSSEPREVYEFTGKPITYQELGQATSEALGKKCSILQVSRENYIADLENKGLDHSTATLYASFQEPIASGSLNETSSDLPLVLGHPLTDLSTAIKKIVL; from the coding sequence ATGAAATACGCTGTTACAGCTGCAACCGGAAATTTTGGCCAACTGGCTGTGAAATACTTAAGTCAATTAACTAGTTCAAAAGATATTGTCGTCGTTGCCAGAAATCGGGAGAAAGCCGAGAAGCTTTTTCCTAACTTTGAAATAAGAATTGGTGACTATGATAAACAAACATCAATTACCAAAGCATTGCAGGGAATTGATCGGGTCTTATTTATTTCTTCTCAACCTGGCGGAAAAGTTGACCGCAAAGTGCAGCACCAAAATGTAGTTAACGCGATTCAGGCAAATCATGTTAGCTTTGTGGCCTATACTAGTTTTGCTCATGCTCAAAGTTCACCTACACCGCTAGCTCAAGATCACAAGCTAACTGAAGACATGATTATTAAAACCAATATTGCGCACTCGTTTTTGCGTAACAACTGGTATTTAGAAAATGAAGCAGGATTTTTTGCAAGTGCTAAAGAAGCACAAAAAGCTGTTTACTGGGCAGACAATTGTGCCGGCTGGGCTTTAGAAAGTGAATATGCACAGGCAGCTGCTAATGTTTTAACTTCTTCAGAGCCACGTGAAGTCTACGAATTTACGGGCAAGCCAATTACTTACCAAGAGCTAGGACAAGCTACAAGCGAAGCATTGGGCAAAAAATGTTCAATTTTGCAGGTCTCTCGTGAAAATTATATTGCTGACCTGGAAAATAAGGGGTTGGATCACTCAACGGCAACTCTTTATGCCTCTTTCCAAGAGCCAATTGCTAGCGGTTCCTTAAACGAAACCAGTTCAGATTTACCATTAGTGTTAGGACACCCATTGACTGATTTAAGTACAGCAATCAAGAAAATTGTTTTATAA
- a CDS encoding Rrf2 family transcriptional regulator, translated as MKYSYKLSDAIHVLAYLLLCPDSDHSSKAIAASVEANPSVIRSLMSDLRKANLLSSHQGSVKPTLVKPPSEISLFDIYQALNVNHHLFHVDPDTNQNCIVGRNIQPVLQNVYGEIEKDAEKKMMEISLEDIVKQINQQIADHASSNENTN; from the coding sequence ATTAAATACTCTTATAAATTAAGTGATGCTATTCATGTTTTAGCTTATTTATTACTTTGCCCAGATTCTGACCATTCAAGCAAAGCAATTGCAGCAAGCGTAGAAGCTAATCCTAGTGTAATTAGAAGCTTAATGAGTGACTTACGCAAAGCTAATTTACTTTCTAGTCATCAAGGTTCAGTTAAACCAACTTTAGTTAAGCCGCCTTCCGAAATCAGTCTATTCGATATCTATCAAGCTCTTAATGTTAATCACCATCTTTTCCATGTCGATCCTGATACCAATCAAAATTGTATTGTGGGCAGAAATATTCAACCAGTTCTTCAAAATGTTTATGGTGAAATTGAAAAAGATGCAGAAAAGAAAATGATGGAAATATCTTTGGAAGATATCGTAAAGCAAATTAACCAACAAATTGCGGACCATGCTTCTTCAAACGAAAATACTAACTAA
- a CDS encoding LysM peptidoglycan-binding domain-containing protein, which produces MNQNPQGPFKHYERPHNSRTMINKSGSKYWMILMVLIVIIIVALVPVVHHLAANSETSNRVVELQKATKKRKRVTEKKTSKTQINAKVKDKAKKKTLSKPKVQAQDKPVETKVKQYTVQSGDSLTSIADKFNLTVNDLAQLNQLNPEDQVNAGQKLRVK; this is translated from the coding sequence TTGAATCAGAACCCGCAAGGACCGTTTAAGCATTATGAACGCCCTCATAATTCTAGGACGATGATTAATAAGTCAGGCTCAAAATACTGGATGATCTTAATGGTTCTTATAGTTATTATTATTGTTGCTCTTGTACCGGTTGTGCATCATTTGGCTGCAAATAGTGAAACCAGCAACCGGGTAGTTGAATTGCAAAAAGCGACTAAGAAGCGCAAACGGGTAACAGAAAAGAAGACTTCCAAGACTCAAATTAATGCGAAGGTTAAAGACAAGGCAAAGAAAAAAACATTATCCAAGCCTAAAGTTCAGGCACAGGATAAGCCAGTTGAAACAAAAGTTAAACAATATACAGTTCAAAGCGGCGATTCTTTAACTAGCATTGCAGATAAATTTAACCTAACGGTTAATGATTTGGCACAACTTAATCAACTTAATCCAGAAGATCAAGTAAACGCCGGTCAGAAGCTGAGAGTAAAGTAG
- the cmk gene encoding (d)CMP kinase, producing MQIAIDGPASAGKSTVAKIIAQKLGFTYIDTGAMYRACTVIAQENQLDYGDEEAILAAVDQNQIELKVVDGEQKVFTGKNDVTQAIRMPEVSANVSQVSALSGVREKMVSLQRQMAGKMNVVMDGRDIGTTVLPHAEVKIFLVASAKSRAQRRMLDLKQRGIKSSQTLAEIEESIKQRDYKDSHRKISPLKKAPDAVEIDTTKMSIEQVVDAILAEIAKSQKNI from the coding sequence ATGCAGATAGCAATTGATGGACCAGCTTCAGCTGGTAAAAGTACAGTCGCAAAAATTATTGCGCAAAAATTGGGTTTTACTTACATTGATACTGGGGCAATGTATCGTGCCTGCACGGTAATAGCACAAGAAAATCAGCTTGATTATGGTGACGAAGAGGCGATCCTAGCCGCAGTTGATCAAAATCAAATTGAATTAAAAGTAGTTGATGGTGAACAAAAAGTTTTTACAGGTAAAAATGATGTTACGCAGGCAATTCGGATGCCTGAAGTTTCAGCAAATGTTTCCCAGGTTTCAGCACTTTCCGGTGTTAGGGAAAAAATGGTCAGTCTTCAGCGGCAAATGGCAGGTAAGATGAATGTCGTAATGGATGGTCGTGATATCGGCACAACAGTTTTACCTCACGCAGAAGTGAAAATTTTTTTGGTAGCTTCAGCAAAGTCTCGTGCCCAAAGAAGAATGCTTGACTTAAAGCAGCGCGGAATAAAAAGTAGTCAAACATTGGCAGAGATTGAAGAAAGTATTAAGCAACGTGATTACAAGGATTCTCATCGCAAAATTTCACCGTTAAAAAAGGCGCCAGATGCGGTTGAAATTGATACGACTAAGATGAGTATTGAACAAGTTGTTGACGCAATTTTGGCTGAAATTGCTAAAAGTCAAAAAAATATTTAA
- the rpsA gene encoding 30S ribosomal protein S1 — protein MSENSNQFLDALKQMQGVEVGDIVDVEVLDVEEGQIDVGVENAGVEGVIPRREFTSDRNVDLREAVKPGDKFKALVLRKAGGDKENGEFFFSVTRLKEREAYDELQKDFEAGKTIEGTVTSSVRGGLLVDVGTRGFLPASLISNRYVSDLKPYIGKTMKLKITEIDPSKNRLILSHKDLIEEEREEAFDKVASQLVVGDVVEGKVSRLTNFGAFVDVGGVDGLVHISEISYKHVDKPSDVLKAGQDVKVKVIGIDDDRHRISLSIKQTEPSPFEQATAELHEGDIFEGEVKSLTNFGAFVEVADGIQGLVHVSEISYKHVDKPSDVLEVGQTVKVKVLNIDPNERRISLSMKAADSKGSENEGSHSHSSYNRNSVNKKYMNNDDSGFALGDIIGDQLKDRR, from the coding sequence ATGTCAGAAAACAGTAATCAATTTTTAGATGCATTAAAGCAAATGCAAGGAGTTGAGGTCGGCGATATTGTAGATGTTGAAGTATTAGACGTTGAAGAAGGTCAAATCGATGTTGGTGTTGAAAATGCTGGTGTCGAAGGTGTGATTCCACGTCGTGAATTCACTTCAGATCGCAACGTTGATCTACGCGAAGCCGTTAAGCCAGGAGACAAGTTTAAAGCTTTAGTCTTGAGAAAAGCTGGTGGAGACAAGGAGAACGGTGAGTTCTTCTTCTCAGTAACTCGTCTTAAGGAAAGAGAAGCTTACGACGAATTGCAAAAAGACTTTGAAGCAGGTAAAACAATCGAAGGTACTGTTACTTCATCAGTACGTGGTGGTTTATTAGTTGATGTTGGTACAAGAGGATTTTTACCAGCTTCACTTATTTCTAACCGCTATGTTTCTGATCTTAAACCATACATTGGCAAGACAATGAAGCTTAAGATTACAGAAATTGATCCAAGCAAGAACCGTCTGATTCTTTCTCACAAGGATTTAATTGAAGAAGAACGTGAAGAAGCCTTTGATAAAGTAGCATCACAATTAGTTGTTGGTGATGTAGTAGAAGGCAAAGTTTCTCGTTTGACCAACTTTGGTGCTTTTGTTGATGTTGGTGGTGTAGACGGTTTAGTTCACATCTCTGAAATTTCTTACAAGCACGTTGACAAGCCTAGTGATGTATTAAAGGCTGGTCAAGATGTTAAAGTTAAAGTTATTGGTATTGATGATGACAGACACCGCATCTCCCTTTCAATCAAGCAAACTGAACCTTCCCCATTTGAACAAGCTACAGCTGAATTACACGAAGGCGACATTTTTGAAGGTGAAGTTAAGTCTTTAACTAACTTTGGTGCCTTTGTAGAAGTTGCTGATGGCATTCAAGGCTTGGTCCACGTTTCTGAAATATCATATAAACACGTAGACAAACCTAGTGATGTTCTTGAAGTTGGACAAACAGTTAAGGTTAAAGTTTTGAACATTGACCCTAATGAACGTAGAATTTCACTTTCAATGAAGGCTGCTGATTCTAAAGGTTCTGAAAATGAAGGATCTCATTCGCACAGTTCATACAACAGAAACTCTGTTAACAAGAAATACATGAACAACGATGACAGTGGCTTTGCTTTAGGTGACATTATTGGTGACCAATTGAAAGATCGTCGTTAG
- the der gene encoding ribosome biogenesis GTPase Der has product MVLPVVAIVGQPNVGKSTLFNRIINERLAIVEDKPGVTRDRNYAQAEWMGHKFDLIDTGGITWENGRIEDEIRAQAEIAIEEADVIVILTSVTNHLTDLDERISQMLYQTKKPVILAVNKADNPEQRMDIYDFYSLGFGDPIPISSVHGTGIGDLLDRIVSELPKDLAKDDDDQISFSVIGRPNVGKSSIVNSLLGQKRVIVNNEEGTTRDAVDTPFISEDGTKYRIVDTAGIRRRGKVYEKTEKYSVMRAMSAIEHSNIVCLVLDASTGIREQDKHVAGYAHEAGRGIIIVVNKWDLPKKNSNSGKDFERVIREEFQYLDYAPILFVSAKTGQNLEQIPKMVKQVHQNQTQRIKSSVLNDLLLEASKLVPTPMVRGKRLRVYYMTQVSTNPPTFVVFVNDPELMHFSYERFLINQLRDNFDFTGTPIKVIARKRK; this is encoded by the coding sequence ATGGTTTTACCTGTAGTTGCAATTGTAGGACAACCAAATGTTGGTAAATCTACTCTTTTCAACCGGATTATTAATGAACGTTTGGCAATTGTAGAAGATAAGCCCGGCGTTACCCGTGACCGTAATTATGCCCAAGCTGAATGGATGGGACATAAATTTGACTTAATTGATACTGGCGGTATTACTTGGGAAAATGGCCGAATCGAAGATGAGATTCGTGCCCAAGCCGAAATAGCTATTGAAGAGGCAGATGTGATTGTAATTTTAACTAGTGTTACTAATCACTTAACCGATTTAGATGAGCGTATTTCGCAAATGCTTTATCAAACAAAAAAGCCGGTTATATTAGCGGTTAATAAAGCAGATAATCCTGAACAAAGAATGGATATTTATGATTTTTACAGTTTAGGTTTCGGGGATCCAATTCCCATTTCTAGTGTTCACGGAACGGGAATTGGTGATTTGCTTGACCGAATTGTTAGTGAACTACCAAAAGATCTAGCTAAAGATGATGATGACCAGATTTCGTTCAGTGTAATCGGGCGACCAAACGTTGGTAAATCATCGATTGTCAATAGTTTACTCGGACAAAAGCGGGTAATTGTCAATAATGAAGAGGGAACAACTCGTGATGCTGTAGATACCCCTTTTATTAGCGAAGATGGTACAAAATACCGAATTGTTGATACAGCTGGAATCAGACGACGAGGCAAAGTCTATGAAAAGACTGAAAAGTATTCGGTAATGCGTGCAATGAGTGCGATCGAGCATTCCAATATCGTCTGCTTGGTTCTTGATGCTAGTACCGGTATTAGGGAACAAGATAAACATGTTGCTGGGTACGCACATGAGGCTGGACGCGGCATTATTATTGTCGTCAACAAATGGGATTTACCGAAGAAGAATAGCAATAGTGGTAAAGATTTTGAACGAGTTATTCGTGAAGAATTCCAGTATCTAGACTATGCGCCTATTTTATTCGTTTCAGCAAAAACGGGCCAAAACTTGGAGCAAATTCCGAAGATGGTTAAGCAAGTTCACCAAAACCAGACTCAAAGAATTAAATCCAGTGTTTTAAATGATCTCCTGCTCGAAGCCAGCAAGTTGGTACCAACACCAATGGTACGAGGAAAACGCCTTAGAGTTTATTATATGACTCAGGTGTCTACAAATCCGCCCACTTTTGTGGTGTTTGTAAATGATCCAGAATTAATGCATTTTTCCTATGAGCGATTTTTAATAAATCAATTACGTGATAACTTTGATTTTACTGGCACACCAATTAAGGTTATTGCACGTAAAAGAAAATAG
- a CDS encoding HU family DNA-binding protein codes for MANKAELVTEVASKTKLTKKDAATAVDAIFSSIQEDLSKGKKVQLIGFGTFEVRKRAARKGRNPQTGDEIEIPASVVPAFRPGKALKEAVK; via the coding sequence ATGGCAAATAAAGCAGAATTAGTTACTGAAGTTGCTTCAAAAACTAAGTTAACTAAAAAGGATGCAGCTACAGCTGTTGATGCAATTTTCAGTTCGATCCAAGAGGATCTTTCAAAAGGTAAAAAAGTTCAATTGATTGGCTTTGGTACTTTTGAAGTGCGTAAGCGTGCAGCTAGAAAAGGACGTAACCCACAAACTGGTGATGAAATTGAAATTCCAGCTAGTGTTGTTCCTGCATTTAGACCTGGTAAAGCTCTTAAAGAAGCTGTTAAATAA
- a CDS encoding tetratricopeptide repeat protein — protein MSYSEELLDSIQKQDFSKEKILLKKALDEDEPEILASLAENLTGLGFTDIAKEVYRSLIARFPKEDLFKIYLAEILLNDGKDDDGLSLLYAIPEDSSAYLDSLLVQADYYQTNGLLETAYSKLLKAAKVAPEEDVVKFGLAELDYLSGRYEQALDLYQDLLKRHKNFSEINLNDRLFQTLAKLGRYEEASEVIEKHASELLDIDSKYQAALVMLAVNKDDQAIKYLDEVIDQSPDYVNAYRLLASAYEHKNDNDQVLRSAQAGIAYNELDASLYAIGAKAAVKLNEFDTAEELLKKGLKFLPENVDLRLQLSDLYLKENKHQENLELFSKIPDNELEPQAHWNMALSYEALEQTEKAKSEFLLVYPEFQDNTAFLRQMILFFNAEPNSTTIVQELLNRYLKLEPEDTEMQDLANNLLD, from the coding sequence ATGAGCTATTCAGAAGAATTGCTAGATTCAATTCAAAAACAAGATTTTTCCAAAGAAAAAATTTTATTAAAAAAGGCTCTAGATGAAGATGAACCAGAAATTTTGGCTTCCTTAGCCGAAAATTTAACTGGCTTAGGTTTTACTGACATAGCCAAAGAAGTTTACCGTAGTTTAATTGCGCGTTTTCCAAAAGAAGACCTTTTCAAAATTTACCTCGCTGAAATTCTGTTGAACGATGGTAAAGACGATGATGGACTGTCACTTCTTTATGCAATTCCAGAAGACTCATCCGCTTATTTGGATAGCCTATTAGTTCAAGCGGATTACTATCAAACTAATGGCTTGCTTGAGACGGCGTATAGCAAGCTCCTAAAGGCCGCTAAAGTGGCACCTGAAGAAGATGTCGTAAAGTTTGGATTAGCTGAACTAGACTATCTTAGTGGCCGTTATGAGCAAGCCTTAGATTTGTATCAGGATTTATTAAAAAGACACAAAAACTTTAGTGAGATTAACCTAAATGACCGTCTGTTTCAGACTCTAGCTAAGTTGGGCCGCTATGAAGAAGCAAGTGAAGTAATTGAAAAACACGCGAGTGAACTGTTAGACATTGACAGTAAGTACCAAGCAGCCTTAGTTATGTTAGCGGTCAATAAAGACGATCAGGCAATCAAATACCTAGATGAAGTGATTGACCAAAGTCCTGATTACGTGAATGCATATCGGCTGTTGGCGTCTGCTTATGAACACAAAAATGATAATGACCAAGTTTTACGGTCAGCACAAGCAGGAATCGCATATAACGAGCTTGATGCATCTTTATACGCAATTGGGGCAAAAGCTGCTGTTAAGCTTAATGAATTTGACACCGCTGAGGAATTGCTCAAAAAGGGCTTGAAATTTTTACCTGAAAACGTTGATTTACGTTTACAACTATCAGATTTATATTTAAAGGAAAATAAGCACCAAGAAAACTTAGAATTATTTAGTAAAATACCTGATAATGAATTAGAGCCACAAGCACATTGGAACATGGCTCTTTCTTACGAGGCTCTTGAGCAGACTGAAAAGGCTAAAAGTGAGTTTTTACTTGTTTATCCCGAATTTCAGGATAATACCGCTTTTTTACGACAAATGATTCTCTTTTTTAATGCTGAACCTAATTCAACTACCATTGTTCAAGAATTATTAAATCGTTATTTGAAACTTGAACCAGAGGATACAGAAATGCAGGATTTAGCTAATAATTTACTTGATTAG
- a CDS encoding IS3 family transposase, whose amino-acid sequence MAKLSKQDKIEIFNLWRNYNIRPSELGRRYGINPANIKYLLALIQRHGLAILDQPYTEYSLEFKKQAIIRVLVKHEPAYQVAIDLGLKSNGMLANWLRSYRENGYNVVIKQKGRSPHAQTRSRNQTSEARKRALTPAELEADRRERIYKKIDRLSRPADQEPQAAEIARAVTQLRRELKVSVTFILAVINANPNLPHLSRSNYYYNLQKKDKDRGNQQVMAEIKAIYEEHRHRYGYRRITLELRRRGWLVNHKKVQRLMNKLKLFGIVSKRWHKYNSYRGNQGPIKNDLIKRNFSAVYPEHKWYSDVTEFKLNGQKTYLSPIVDGCTQEVIAYSISRSPNLKQIMDMLKQAWRKHPALNGLIFHTDQGWQYQHPKFQAWLKDHGIEQSMSRKGNSLDDGLMEGFFGILKREMFYGFETQFKNLNELEEAIQKYISYYNQQRIKVKLKGLSPLEYRALVLS is encoded by the coding sequence ATGGCTAAATTATCCAAACAAGATAAAATTGAAATCTTCAATCTTTGGCGGAATTATAACATTAGACCTAGTGAATTGGGTCGACGTTATGGCATTAATCCTGCTAACATTAAGTATTTGCTTGCTCTTATTCAACGTCACGGCCTAGCTATTTTAGACCAGCCCTATACTGAATATTCACTTGAGTTTAAAAAGCAGGCTATTATACGAGTACTAGTCAAGCATGAACCAGCTTATCAGGTGGCAATTGATCTTGGCCTAAAAAGTAACGGTATGTTGGCTAATTGGCTTCGCAGCTATCGTGAAAACGGGTATAATGTCGTTATCAAACAAAAAGGACGATCACCCCATGCCCAAACAAGATCCAGAAATCAAACGTCTGAAGCAAGAAAACGAGCACTTACGCCAGCAGAACTTGAAGCTGACCGTCGAGAACGAATTTATAAAAAAATTGACCGCCTTAGTCGACCAGCGGACCAAGAACCGCAAGCCGCGGAAATAGCCCGGGCAGTTACCCAGCTGAGGCGTGAACTCAAGGTCAGCGTAACTTTTATTCTTGCTGTTATTAATGCTAATCCCAATCTCCCGCATCTATCCCGCAGTAATTATTACTACAATTTGCAGAAAAAGGATAAGGATCGTGGCAACCAGCAGGTGATGGCTGAAATCAAAGCCATTTATGAAGAACACCGGCATCGCTATGGCTATCGGCGCATTACTCTGGAACTTAGGCGACGTGGTTGGCTAGTCAATCACAAAAAAGTACAACGCTTGATGAACAAGCTGAAACTCTTTGGTATCGTCAGTAAACGCTGGCATAAGTATAATAGCTATCGCGGCAACCAGGGTCCAATTAAGAACGACTTGATTAAACGTAATTTTAGCGCAGTTTACCCGGAACACAAGTGGTATTCAGACGTGACCGAGTTCAAACTCAACGGTCAGAAGACCTACCTGTCACCCATTGTTGATGGCTGCACGCAAGAGGTGATTGCCTACTCCATTTCCCGCAGTCCTAACCTTAAACAGATTATGGACATGCTAAAACAGGCTTGGCGCAAGCATCCAGCATTAAATGGTCTGATTTTTCATACAGATCAAGGCTGGCAGTACCAGCATCCTAAATTCCAAGCCTGGCTAAAAGACCATGGAATCGAACAGTCTATGTCGCGTAAGGGCAATTCCTTAGATGACGGATTAATGGAAGGGTTCTTTGGCATACTCAAACGGGAAATGTTCTATGGCTTCGAAACCCAGTTTAAGAATTTAAACGAACTGGAAGAAGCAATCCAAAAATATATCAGTTACTATAACCAGCAAAGAATCAAAGTAAAACTAAAAGGACTAAGTCCGCTTGAATATCGGGCATTAGTCCTTAGTTAA
- a CDS encoding YitT family protein, which yields MQKITRRNILELFMIMLGCAIYGLSLDMISAPNQLTDGGISGITLLLRHFWGINMGLSSLILNIPLIFLGYRFMGKRLLTYTIWGTLWLSFFLWFWRLIPIIYQLNLEHDLFLSAILAGTLSGIGLGLVFRYNGTSGGTDIIARICQLKYGMSSGKVLLFCDALVLFASLTYLDLKHIMYTLVASFILSRVMDAVQQGAYSARGLLIISDKYQQIAQMIDLKLDRGFTYFEARGGYSKVNRPVIYLVVSPREIPAVKELISAEDPKAFVSVIEVHEALGEGFTYKQKQRHFIIRK from the coding sequence ATGCAAAAAATTACTAGAAGAAACATTCTAGAACTATTTATGATCATGCTAGGTTGCGCCATTTATGGCTTAAGTTTAGACATGATTTCCGCACCTAATCAGTTAACAGATGGCGGTATCAGCGGTATTACTTTGCTTCTTAGACACTTTTGGGGCATCAATATGGGGCTTTCCTCGCTTATTTTAAATATCCCACTAATATTTTTGGGATATCGCTTTATGGGTAAGCGACTCTTGACTTACACAATTTGGGGAACTCTTTGGCTCTCTTTTTTCCTATGGTTTTGGCGCTTGATACCTATTATATATCAATTAAACTTGGAACACGACCTCTTCTTGTCAGCGATTTTAGCGGGAACCCTATCTGGAATAGGTCTAGGATTAGTATTTAGGTATAATGGCACTTCAGGCGGGACTGATATCATTGCCCGAATTTGTCAATTAAAATACGGCATGTCCTCTGGCAAGGTGCTTTTATTCTGCGATGCGCTGGTCTTGTTTGCGTCACTAACTTATTTAGACTTAAAGCACATTATGTATACGCTGGTGGCATCATTTATCCTTTCACGCGTAATGGATGCTGTCCAACAAGGAGCCTACTCCGCTCGTGGTTTACTAATAATATCAGATAAGTACCAGCAAATCGCGCAGATGATTGATTTAAAACTTGATCGCGGTTTTACCTATTTCGAAGCTCGGGGTGGCTATAGTAAAGTTAATCGTCCTGTAATCTATTTAGTCGTTTCGCCACGTGAAATTCCTGCCGTGAAAGAATTAATTAGCGCCGAAGACCCCAAAGCATTTGTGAGCGTAATTGAAGTTCACGAAGCACTGGGAGAAGGCTTTACTTACAAACAAAAGCAACGTCACTTTATTATCCGCAAATAA